From the Bdellovibrio reynosensis genome, one window contains:
- a CDS encoding polysaccharide deacetylase family protein has translation MKKANFIYKTALPLFLFITTTMAAHAHGPQKEIKNLDVIQKYSALMKGIENSKNADEFDGYYHQLSDLFDKPGSKSSAAKLCSHLNSLSIGELKYLEDAIQSSSSFADDCKELILAKVAFSNSWSTDALELSIQTIKKIPFEEREVPEMTVKPDGTIRPLFSGNLKDKEIMLTFDDGPSAATPYILDALKAAGVKAAFFHVGKRVVSDKSDGPSQKKLKEERKSILKRILAEGHILANHSYSHTNAMGSKNLKGNLTKDYFMSEFVGGHLSLYRGAGYVDPFFRFPNGDQNNVIAREVRDAGVKIFHWTLDTEDWRFNAKELSIAQRNRSVLDTLVNGFKSYKNGIMLMHDINMHSAEALPGILNYLANNGYKVVLMKPKNRNVSSPSYLPVISEATNYLWKNHLDDADVYPPSPDDAYKYRSRIDFDLMFGR, from the coding sequence ATGAAAAAAGCCAATTTTATTTATAAGACTGCGTTGCCCCTATTTTTATTCATTACCACAACAATGGCGGCGCATGCGCATGGACCACAAAAGGAAATCAAAAATCTAGATGTGATTCAAAAATATTCTGCCCTTATGAAGGGCATCGAGAATAGTAAAAATGCCGATGAGTTCGATGGCTATTATCACCAATTAAGTGACTTATTTGATAAACCTGGATCTAAATCTTCAGCTGCAAAACTTTGCAGTCATTTAAACTCTCTTTCTATTGGCGAGTTAAAATACCTTGAGGATGCGATCCAAAGTTCAAGTTCTTTCGCTGACGATTGCAAAGAACTTATTCTAGCGAAAGTTGCATTTAGTAATAGTTGGTCTACCGATGCGTTGGAATTAAGTATTCAAACTATTAAAAAAATCCCGTTTGAGGAAAGAGAAGTTCCTGAAATGACGGTTAAGCCTGACGGAACAATCAGGCCACTATTTAGCGGGAATCTTAAAGACAAAGAAATCATGTTAACTTTTGATGACGGTCCATCTGCAGCAACTCCTTACATTTTGGATGCTCTAAAAGCTGCCGGCGTAAAAGCCGCATTCTTCCATGTAGGCAAGCGAGTAGTATCTGATAAAAGCGATGGCCCGTCTCAGAAAAAATTGAAAGAAGAAAGAAAAAGCATTCTTAAGAGAATTCTCGCTGAAGGCCATATTTTAGCGAACCATTCTTATTCACACACGAATGCGATGGGTTCGAAGAATTTAAAAGGCAATTTAACCAAAGACTATTTTATGTCCGAATTCGTCGGTGGCCATTTAAGTCTGTATCGTGGCGCTGGCTATGTGGATCCTTTTTTCCGCTTTCCAAATGGCGATCAGAACAATGTAATTGCGCGCGAAGTTCGCGATGCTGGTGTTAAAATCTTCCATTGGACACTTGATACTGAAGACTGGAGATTTAATGCGAAGGAGCTGTCTATCGCACAGAGAAACAGGTCTGTGCTTGATACTCTAGTTAACGGATTTAAATCATATAAAAACGGCATCATGTTAATGCATGATATTAATATGCACTCGGCTGAGGCGCTTCCGGGTATTCTGAATTATTTGGCTAATAACGGCTATAAGGTTGTTTTGATGAAGCCTAAGAATCGCAATGTTTCTTCGCCAAGTTATTTACCGGTTATTTCTGAAGCGACAAACTATCTTTGGAAAAATCATTTGGATGATGCTGATGTTTATCCTCCAAGTCCTGACGACGCCTACAAATATCGCTCACGCATCGATTTCGATCTGATGTTCGGACGATAA
- a CDS encoding GAF domain-containing protein, whose protein sequence is MPMHTPAKINYADKEKFYKELKSEAEGILEKEWFVNLANLSALLNQHLPQINWVGFYLNHKEELLLSSFQGLPACTRIKMGKGVCGTSAQQKKSLLVPNVDEFPGHIVCDSNSKSELVIPIIMNDKVLGVLDIDAPVLNRFDEVDQKHLEEIVKTLIQKTEWPDSFT, encoded by the coding sequence ATGCCCATGCACACACCAGCAAAAATAAATTACGCAGACAAAGAAAAGTTCTACAAAGAACTAAAAAGTGAAGCAGAAGGCATCCTAGAAAAAGAATGGTTCGTAAACCTAGCGAACCTATCAGCCCTATTGAATCAACATCTCCCACAAATTAACTGGGTAGGCTTCTATCTAAATCACAAAGAAGAACTCTTACTAAGTTCCTTCCAAGGCCTACCAGCCTGCACAAGAATCAAAATGGGCAAAGGCGTCTGCGGAACATCAGCCCAACAAAAAAAATCATTGCTAGTACCGAACGTCGACGAATTTCCAGGCCACATCGTGTGCGACAGCAATTCGAAATCAGAATTAGTTATTCCAATTATCATGAATGATAAAGTACTAGGTGTTTTAGATATTGATGCTCCAGTGCTAAATCGCTTCGACGAAGTTGATCAAAAACACCTAGAAGAAATAGTAAAAACACTGATCCAAAAAACAGAATGGCCAGACTCTTTCACATAG
- a CDS encoding TraR/DksA family transcriptional regulator — protein MAISEKLIGECRQKLLQSKQDILNRVKEARSNLDQNEEKGGDEGDQTARVLAEQEFLSMHERLRSQLMEIESALARIEGGSFGYCEETEEEIEPERLRAIPWTRLSIEGAEIRESMNKRYARG, from the coding sequence ATGGCTATCTCTGAAAAGCTCATTGGTGAATGCAGACAGAAGCTTTTGCAATCGAAGCAAGACATTCTAAATAGAGTGAAAGAGGCTCGATCAAACCTGGATCAGAACGAAGAAAAGGGCGGTGATGAAGGGGATCAAACTGCTCGCGTACTTGCTGAACAGGAATTCCTAAGCATGCACGAAAGACTTCGTTCGCAATTGATGGAAATCGAAAGCGCTTTGGCGCGCATCGAAGGCGGATCATTCGGCTACTGTGAAGAAACAGAAGAAGAAATCGAACCGGAAAGACTTCGTGCGATTCCTTGGACTCGCTTAAGCATCGAAGGTGCTGAAATCCGCGAATCCATGAATAAACGCTACGCTCGCGGTTAA
- the lexA gene encoding transcriptional repressor LexA — MTKKTPLPPLTPKEKSVLEFIESHILSSGVSPSYQEIKDHFGLASFNSVQNYLKQLTSKGYIENPQGQKRAIQVLHSASAVQDQLHKKVSTTTGSPRSQLLQARDEILSLPLLGKVAAGQPIEALKHDEFVDVPPSMVRNPSKSFALKVQGDSMIEDGIFDEDIILIQKQTSASNGDIVVATVENEATVKRIYIRPRPEGDKHNMVELRPSNSTMKSMWYEPNEVEIRGIVVGLIRKF, encoded by the coding sequence ATGACGAAAAAAACGCCCCTCCCCCCACTGACGCCTAAAGAAAAATCGGTCCTCGAGTTTATCGAGAGCCATATCTTAAGTTCAGGAGTTTCTCCGTCATATCAAGAAATTAAGGATCATTTCGGTCTGGCTTCGTTCAATTCGGTTCAGAACTATCTGAAACAATTAACAAGCAAGGGATATATCGAAAATCCCCAAGGCCAGAAACGAGCGATCCAGGTGCTCCACTCAGCTTCGGCTGTGCAGGATCAACTACATAAAAAAGTCTCGACGACGACAGGGTCTCCTCGCTCACAGCTCCTCCAGGCCCGTGATGAGATCCTGTCACTTCCCCTTCTAGGGAAAGTAGCCGCAGGCCAACCTATTGAAGCATTAAAACACGACGAATTCGTAGATGTACCGCCATCAATGGTAAGAAACCCATCAAAGTCTTTCGCATTAAAAGTGCAAGGCGACTCAATGATCGAAGATGGCATTTTTGACGAAGACATCATCCTTATTCAAAAACAAACATCCGCAAGCAACGGCGACATCGTCGTAGCCACAGTAGAAAACGAAGCCACGGTAAAACGAATCTACATCCGCCCACGCCCTGAAGGCGACAAACACAACATGGTGGAACTAAGACCATCAAACAGCACCATGAAATCAATGTGGTACGAGCCAAACGAAGTAGAAATCCGCGGAATCGTGGTAGGACTCATTCGTAAGTTTTAA